gtgaaCCTCTAAGATTGTGGCTGGGCTGGCGTTTACACTTCCAGTTTGGTCATATATTTTGATGCATTGAATGTTGATATTGTGTTATATGTTATATATTTGTACCTCctgtttcatgaagtgatgtcacaaagtactgcccctatatacacagtgcatttggaagttttcagactccttcactttttctacattttgttacgttacagccttattctaaaatggattaaatatttttttccccctcatcaatctacacacattatccAATAATGACAtgaaaataccccataatgacatcacaataccccataatgacaaagcaaaaacaggtttttataaatgataaattaaaaaaatggattttctttaaaaaacaaggacatttctaagtgaccccaaactttggaacggtagtgtacatctacattatgtattgttacaccatgtaggagcagtacagacctagtctgttcattatatacatctacatgatgtattgttacaccatgtaggagcagtatagacctagtctgttcattatatacatctacatgatgtattgttacaccatgtaggagcagtatagacctacagtagctagctacttatttagatttagcttgacttaatgaaactgccttaaatgtgctgtagtaaacattttttattcgcactaatcgatcaacacattcctgtctttgtatgtctcaatataatagtattatttaattaaatccatttaaaataatctttgtctgaaaataaattgtgatcctcaactgcgtttcccactccagtctttagacggcgatgtgcgtctttcaggcaatgctgccagcgtgacgtataatctagtggacgggtcttcataaacagctcgtcaaccaccccggtagcttgctagccaacatagccgaaagattcaagctatttatacgctttcgatgtatattagctactgtgtattagacacacttctgtcgtatctacttgttaacctatttaatttaatattacgttattttgtattagtcagctatagtagctggctggttaaattagcactagcctagtcgctaacgatagctagctagctaacatccccgaacatgagttccctaaactactcccctcctgttaaagaagaggacgtctgctggacggagaacgAGGGTCTCTGGCAGAACATTGttgtgaaagaggagaaggaagaggaggatgtcacagtaaaacaagaagtagagggtgagcctgttacagtgaaagaagaagagaaagacgttccagtgaaagaagaggaagacgcgttcagagtgaaagaggaggcgggtgttacagtaaaagaagaggaagagaaagaggaggatgcagtttttggagtgaaggaggaaggggagattactgtcacattgaaagatgaagaggaggagataggagatctgattaacaccagtaagttccgccttaaatgtgtttttaactTTGGATATTCGGAGTTGGCTCATCAATACCTCTTCAACGAAGGGCCCAGGATGATGACTAGtatgtctagaatcagacgacGTAGAGAACAAGCTACCCTTTGTTTTCTCCGTTCccaaaaagtgacttaacatatatatttgagaagggtctatctgcTGACCGCAGACTGGGGGGCACTGCATGTACATGCACTCCGTGCCCCCAAATAGTGCCATGTGAGAGTTCGGTTGGCTACACCAAAGaatatggatatactgacaagatgtctCTCTGCCCTAACAAAGGGAggtcgttgtccacaaagcttcactgcgggttgtctagctcccgcctatcctttctttggattgttGGATTCATCTTTTTATTGTAatatattgtttatattctatgaggATTGTTCTCGTCAaacgcctgtattcaatggagagagatgctaagctactagtatgaatatgcatagcgatctggagacaactcctataGTGTTTTAATTAAAGTTGTCGGTATGTCACGTGTCCACataacaacttaagcattacgaaacttctgttGGTTCAAGTAAACCTCACATAGCAAATAAGCCTTTCATGTTGTTGTCCAAATTCGACACTTTCCACATTGGGTTGATAATTGTttccacttggatacaacctactgtaacctactggcatgtcctagagagataaaaccacttggatacaacctattgtagcctactggcatgacctagagagatacaacctgctgtaacctactggcatgacctagagagatacaacctactgtaacctacttgcatgacctagagagataaaacctactgtaacctactggcgtgacctagagagatacaacctactgtaggctactggcatgacctagagcaatacaaccacttggatacaacctactgtaacctactggcatgacctagagagttacaacctactgtaacctactggcatgacctagagagatacaacctactgtagcctactggcatgacctagatcaATGCAACCACTTGGATACAacgtactgtaacctactggcatgacctagagagatataaCCTACTGtggtctactggcatgacctagagttacaacctactgtagcctactggcatgacctagagagatataatctactgtaacctactggcatgacctagagagatacaacctactgtaacctactggcatgacctagagagttacaacctactgtagcctactggcatgccCTAGAGAGTttcaacctactgtaacctactggcatgacctagagcaatacaaccacttggatacaacctactgtaacctactggcaggACCTAGAGAGATATAATCTACTGTAACccactggcatgacctagagagatataatctactgtaacctactggcatgacctagagagatataatctactgtaacctactggcatgacctagagagatacaacctactgtaacctactggcatgacctagagagttacaacctactgtagtctactggcatgCCCTAGAGAGTttcaacctactgtaacctactggcatgacctagagagatataacctactgtagcctactggcatgacctagagcgaTATAACCAcctggatacaacctactgtaacctactggcatgacctagagagataaaaccacttggatacaacctactgtagcctactggcatgacctagagagatacaacctactgtagcctactggcatgacctagagagatataacctactgtagcctacaagCATGACCTAGAGCGATATAACCTACtgcaacctactggcatgacctagagagatataaCCTACtatagcctactggcatgacctagagagatacaacctactgtagcctactggcatgacctagagagttacaacctactgtaacctactggcatgacctagagagttacaacctactgtagcctactggcatgacctagagagttacaacctactgtagcctactggcatgacctagagagatataacctactgtagcctactggcatgacctagagagatacaacctattgtaacctactggcatgacctagagagatacatcctactgtaacctactggcatgacctagagagatgcaacctactgtagcctactggcttgATCTAGAGAGATAAAACCACTTGgaaacaacctactgtagcctactggcttgacctagagagctaAAGTTAAAATTCCTGGATTTTAAATGAATATTTTCTTGTAATAATGATAATTTGTATCTTCCTATCCACATGTGGGTCCCTCTCCTTTGTCTTCCTCTCTACACCAATAACAGACAACTACTGTGGGATCCCTCTCCTTTGTCTTCCCCTCTACACCAATAACAGACAActactgtgggactcccaatcacggccggatgtgatacggcctggattggaaccagggactgtagtgacgcctcttgcactgagatgcagtgacttagaccgctgcgtccgtgtgtgtgtgtttaactttttaactgtactagaatgcttaaaaggccgctaaaattttAAATATCAGTTATCGGTGTTGTTTTTTGGGACAAGGAAAAtattggccaaaaatgtaatatcggtgcatccctttattctaaaatgtattatttttttaatcctcatcaatctacacacaataccccataatgccatcacaataccccataatgccaaagcaaaaacaggtttagattttttttgctgTATTAAGACTATTCCCCAGGATAACTAGtttgagtaatgtaagatcccaggataactagtctcagagtaatgtaagattccaggataactagtctcagagtaatgtaagatcccaggataactagtctcagagtaatgtaagatcccaggataactagtctcagagtaatgtaagttTCAGATAGTTTAACCCATTATAGTCTAAGCCTTGTCTGAGGGGGAGGTCcttctaagctatatggaattgttttaataaggtttaaataacatgaagggcttccccagtatagtacagtagaaacaccctccaacatgaagggcttccccagtatagtactgtagaaacaccctccaacatgaagggcttccccagtatagtactgtagaaacaccctccaacatgaagggcttccccagtatagtactgtagaaacaccctccaacatgaagggcttccccagtatagtactgtagaaacaccctccaacatgaagggcttccccagtatagtactgtagaaacaccctccaacatgaagggcttccccagtatagtactgtagaaacaccctccaaCATGAAGAACTTCCCagtgtagtactgtagaaacaccctccaacatgaagggcttccccagtatagtactgtagaaacaccctccaacatgaagggcttccccagtatagtactgtttTAAGGTTATACCAAGGATCATTAGTCTTTCTGATTTTGAAttgtaagaccccttgaagtatcaacCAAAAAATATTCATAAGTTAATTTATGTCAAATTATTAGGCCATACTGCTATAACCCgtagtaacacattggataacattcacaacatagaacaacagtaaccacagtaacatTGTTTCCCTCAAAACAtttaaaggaagtttgttctgatgTGTCTGGTTTCCTaattagcagggaggagtttctacaaccaGATATACCAcacccataactagtggtttcctcaatACCAGATATaccacatccataactagtggtttcctcattacaatatatactacatccataactagtggtttcctcatgaccagatatactacatccataactagtggtttcctaattagcagatatactacatccataactagtggtttcctcattagcagatacactacatccataactagtggtttcctcattagcagatatactacatccataactagtggtttcctcattagcagatatactacatccataactagtggtttcctcattaccagatatactacatccataactagtggtttcctcattagcagatatactatatccataactagtggtttcctcattaccagatatactacatccataactagtggttttcttattaccagatatactacatccataactagtggtttcctcattaccagatatactacatccataactagtggtttcctcattaccagatatactacatccataactagtggtttcctcattaccagatatactacatccataa
The DNA window shown above is from Salvelinus fontinalis isolate EN_2023a chromosome 40, ASM2944872v1, whole genome shotgun sequence and carries:
- the LOC129839004 gene encoding cilia- and flagella-associated protein 251-like isoform X3, giving the protein MSSLNYSPPVKEEDVCWTENEGLWQNIVVKEEKEEEDVTVKQEVEGEPVTVKEEEKDVPVKEEEDAFRVKEEAGVTVKEEEEKEEDAVFGVKEEGEITVTLKDEEEEIGDLINTKPEP
- the LOC129839004 gene encoding uncharacterized protein LOC129839004 isoform X2, with amino-acid sequence MSSLNYSPPVKEEDVCWTENEGLWQNIVVKEEKEEEDVTVKQEVEGEPVTVKEEEKDVPVKEEEDAFRVKEEAGVTVKEEEEKEEDAVFGVKEEGEITVTLKDEEEEIGDLINTNNYCGIPLLCLPLYTNNRQLLWDSQSRPDVIRPGLEPGTVVTPLALRCSDLDRCVRVCVFNFLTVLECLKGR